The Synergistaceae bacterium genome includes a region encoding these proteins:
- a CDS encoding TrkH family potassium uptake protein translates to PYIECVLVFFMFTSAVNYTLHYKFLRGDSRPYADDELRLFSRIVIIAVTATTAVLYSNGLYTGVLESLRYAAFQVVSVVTSTGFCTADYDAWPPFIHSVFIFLMVAGGCAGSTSGGIKSIRILVLARHIRAGMTSALHPRGVVRVRMGERAVRGDAVALASAFFVLYIAVLVAGALFMAWLGLDFTSAFTSAAAALGNTGPGLGAVGPARSYAAVPQAGKWALSLLMLLGRLELFSVAVLIMPDMWRR, encoded by the coding sequence CCCCCTATATCGAGTGTGTGCTGGTCTTCTTCATGTTCACCTCTGCGGTGAACTACACACTTCACTACAAGTTCCTGCGCGGCGACAGTCGCCCATATGCGGACGACGAGCTGAGGCTCTTCTCGCGAATAGTGATCATCGCCGTGACCGCGACGACGGCGGTTCTCTACTCAAATGGGCTCTATACGGGCGTGTTGGAGTCGCTCAGATATGCCGCCTTCCAGGTGGTCAGCGTCGTGACGTCCACCGGCTTCTGCACGGCCGACTACGATGCCTGGCCCCCGTTCATCCACTCGGTATTCATCTTTCTCATGGTTGCCGGAGGGTGCGCCGGCTCGACCTCCGGAGGTATCAAGAGCATAAGAATCCTCGTCCTGGCGAGGCACATCCGCGCTGGTATGACCTCCGCCCTTCACCCCAGAGGGGTGGTCAGGGTGCGCATGGGAGAGAGGGCGGTGCGAGGCGATGCCGTGGCGTTGGCCTCGGCCTTCTTCGTGCTGTACATCGCCGTCCTCGTAGCAGGGGCGCTCTTCATGGCATGGCTGGGGCTCGACTTCACGTCGGCCTTCACCAGCGCCGCCGCCGCGCTGGGCAACACGGGGCCGGGACTGGGCGCAGTGGGGCCGGCGCGGAGCTACGCCGCAGTCCCTCAGGCGGGCAAGTGGGCGCTGTCGCTCTTGATGCTGCTGGGGAGACTTGAGCTCTTCTCCGTGGCCGTGCTCATCATGCCCGATATGTGGCGGCGCTAG
- a CDS encoding Rrf2 family transcriptional regulator — MSDVVAVSEAASLAFHGMALLASGGRMSAKEMAEAVNVSEAHLAKVFQRLAREGLVSSTRGPGGGFELSRPAEEITLYDVYVAIEGAPTKESCLLRRDRCPFGGCILGSTLGDIKREFIDYLKRVSLSDLRGGEEG; from the coding sequence TTGAGCGATGTGGTTGCCGTCTCCGAGGCCGCGTCACTTGCATTCCACGGAATGGCGCTGCTGGCCTCGGGCGGGAGAATGAGCGCGAAGGAGATGGCCGAGGCGGTGAACGTCTCGGAGGCGCACCTCGCCAAGGTCTTCCAGAGGCTGGCGCGGGAGGGGCTCGTCTCCTCCACGCGCGGCCCGGGGGGAGGATTCGAGCTCTCCAGGCCGGCGGAGGAGATCACCCTTTACGACGTCTACGTCGCCATCGAGGGGGCTCCGACTAAGGAAAGCTGCCTTCTTCGCAGGGATAGGTGCCCTTTCGGAGGATGCATCCTGGGCTCCACGCTGGGGGATATCAAGAGGGAGTTCATCGACTATCTGAAGAGGGTGTCGCTAAGCGATCTGCGGGGAGGGGAAGAGGGATGA
- a CDS encoding 4Fe-4S binding protein, whose translation MSKVMRRIIRIDEDKCDGCGQCVDACHEGAIQIVDGKARLVSDIYCDGLGDCIGECPRGAISFEMREAAPYDEEEVKRRMAERSAEKCDGTLPCGCPGSAVRDLREGMERADHACACAGPAKPELINWPVQIRLVPENAPWLKRAELVVAADCTPFAFPDFHREFLAGGRACLIGCPKLDDAQGYTEKLARIISFNEIDSIIEVRMEVPCCGGLTRILEKACEESGRNISLKIYTIGVRGDIIDRETIRFSRR comes from the coding sequence ATGAGCAAGGTCATGCGGAGGATTATCAGGATTGACGAGGATAAGTGCGACGGCTGCGGACAGTGCGTCGACGCGTGCCACGAGGGGGCCATCCAGATAGTGGACGGCAAGGCCAGGCTGGTGAGTGACATCTACTGTGACGGACTTGGGGACTGCATCGGCGAATGCCCCAGGGGCGCGATCAGCTTCGAGATGCGCGAGGCAGCGCCGTACGACGAGGAGGAGGTCAAGAGGCGCATGGCGGAGAGGTCGGCCGAGAAGTGCGACGGCACTCTGCCCTGCGGCTGCCCCGGCTCTGCGGTGCGCGACCTGCGTGAGGGCATGGAGAGGGCTGACCACGCCTGTGCCTGCGCTGGGCCCGCCAAACCGGAGCTTATCAACTGGCCGGTGCAGATACGGCTCGTCCCGGAGAACGCCCCCTGGCTGAAGAGGGCCGAGCTGGTGGTTGCCGCGGACTGCACGCCCTTCGCCTTCCCCGACTTCCACAGGGAGTTTCTGGCCGGCGGCAGGGCCTGTCTGATAGGCTGCCCGAAGCTGGACGACGCGCAGGGCTACACGGAGAAGCTGGCGCGGATCATATCGTTCAACGAGATCGACTCGATAATCGAGGTGCGCATGGAGGTCCCCTGCTGCGGCGGGCTCACGAGGATACTTGAGAAGGCGTGCGAGGAGTCGGGCAGGAATATATCGCTGAAAATTTACACAATTGGTGTCCGAGGCGATATAATCGACAGAGAGACGATACGCTTCTCGCGCAGATAG
- the hcp gene encoding hydroxylamine reductase — protein MFCFQCQETAKNQGCTIAGVCGKKEPTANLQDLLIYVCKGISVYGDALRRKGTVDREAGRFLIRALFVTITNAAWDDDAIIEWIRRGLEVRDAVAERARAAGAAPEALPDCAVWTASGRDEIVEKANSPEVRVTSMDNEDVRSLRELLIIGTKGIAAYAEHAEVLGFEKDEVYSSMMEGLASTTKELSVDDMVAMVMKTGENAVATMALLDEANTKTYGNPEITEVNLGVRGNPGILISGHDLKDMEELLKQTEGTGVDVYTHGEMLPANYYPAFKKYDHFVGNYGSSWWHQNREFESFNGPILLTTNCLVPLKKENTYLDRLFTTGVVGYPGAKHIADRKPGGAKDFSALIEMAKKCAAPEEIETGKLVGGFAHAQVLALADKVIEAVKSGAIKRFVVMAGCDGRFPSRDYYTDVAKNLPKDTIILTAGCAKYRYNKLDLGDIGGIPRVLDAGQCNDSYSLAVIAMKLKEAFGLSDINELPISYDIAWYEQKAVAVLLALLFLGVKGIRLGPTLPGFLSPAVADVLVKNFDIKPIGTVEEDIAAMMAGK, from the coding sequence ATGTTCTGTTTTCAGTGTCAGGAGACTGCGAAGAACCAGGGGTGCACGATAGCCGGGGTGTGTGGCAAGAAGGAGCCGACGGCGAACCTTCAGGACCTTTTGATCTACGTCTGCAAGGGGATCTCCGTTTACGGAGACGCCCTCAGGCGAAAGGGGACTGTCGACAGGGAGGCGGGGAGATTCCTGATCAGGGCGCTCTTCGTCACGATAACCAACGCCGCATGGGACGACGACGCGATCATCGAGTGGATCCGCAGGGGGCTGGAGGTTCGGGACGCAGTGGCCGAGAGGGCCAGGGCGGCGGGCGCCGCTCCGGAGGCTCTGCCGGACTGCGCCGTCTGGACGGCGTCGGGCAGGGATGAGATAGTGGAGAAGGCCAACTCGCCCGAGGTGCGAGTCACCTCGATGGATAACGAGGACGTGCGCTCGCTCCGAGAGCTTCTCATCATCGGCACGAAGGGAATCGCCGCCTATGCGGAGCACGCCGAGGTGCTGGGCTTTGAGAAGGACGAGGTCTACTCCTCTATGATGGAGGGGCTGGCCTCCACGACGAAGGAGCTCTCCGTCGACGACATGGTTGCGATGGTCATGAAGACTGGCGAGAACGCCGTCGCCACGATGGCGCTGCTCGACGAGGCCAACACGAAGACCTACGGCAACCCGGAGATCACCGAGGTCAACTTGGGAGTACGGGGCAACCCGGGGATACTTATCTCCGGACACGATCTGAAGGATATGGAGGAGCTGCTGAAGCAGACCGAGGGGACAGGGGTCGACGTCTACACCCACGGCGAGATGCTGCCGGCCAACTACTACCCGGCCTTCAAGAAGTACGATCACTTCGTGGGCAACTACGGCAGCTCCTGGTGGCATCAGAACAGGGAGTTCGAGTCGTTCAACGGCCCGATCCTGCTGACCACCAACTGCCTCGTCCCGCTGAAGAAGGAGAACACCTACCTGGACAGGCTGTTCACCACCGGCGTGGTGGGTTATCCGGGCGCGAAGCACATAGCTGACAGAAAGCCGGGCGGCGCGAAGGACTTCTCAGCGCTGATAGAGATGGCGAAGAAGTGCGCAGCACCCGAGGAGATCGAGACGGGCAAGCTGGTAGGCGGCTTCGCTCACGCTCAGGTGCTCGCTCTTGCCGACAAGGTGATTGAGGCGGTGAAGTCCGGTGCGATCAAGCGCTTCGTCGTGATGGCGGGGTGCGACGGCCGCTTCCCGTCGCGCGACTACTACACGGACGTGGCGAAGAACCTGCCGAAGGACACCATCATCCTCACAGCCGGCTGCGCCAAGTACCGCTACAACAAGCTCGACCTGGGCGACATCGGTGGCATACCGCGCGTGCTGGACGCGGGGCAGTGCAACGACTCCTACTCCCTCGCAGTTATCGCCATGAAGCTGAAGGAGGCCTTCGGGCTGAGCGACATCAACGAGCTTCCCATCTCCTACGACATCGCCTGGTACGAGCAGAAGGCCGTGGCCGTGCTACTGGCACTGCTTTTCCTCGGAGTCAAGGGGATCCGCCTCGGGCCGACACTGCCGGGCTTCCTCTCTCCGGCGGTTGCTGACGTCCTAGTGAAGAACTTCGACATCAAGCCTATCGGGACTGTCGAGGAGGACATCGCCGCGATGATGGCGGGCAAGTAG
- a CDS encoding YedE-related selenium metabolism membrane protein: protein MKGFNDLLTSRYGPAVTGGVVGALASLLVYFGNPGNMGICVACFTRDIAGALGLHRAGVVQYLRPEIPGFILGAFAAAFLAKEYRPRSGSSPMVRFFLGFFAMIGALIFLGCPWRGYSRLAGGDWNALAGIEGLVVGVTIGIAFLWRGFSLGKADRSPVWAGSVMPLAALALLALLLLRPLFGPEGTGPVFFSASGPGAATAPIAISLAAGLLIGWMAQKSRFCTVGAIRDLFMLKDPHLFNGMAAFVVAAFATNYLLGQFNPGFENQPVAHTNQMWNFMGMVLSGLAFTLAGGCPGRQFIMSGEGDGDAAVFVIGMLVGAAFAHNFSLASSGAGVTSYGMTATVIGMVFCLAVGLLFKIRTAGRG from the coding sequence ATGAAGGGTTTCAATGATCTTCTCACGTCGCGCTACGGCCCGGCGGTCACAGGCGGCGTAGTGGGAGCGCTGGCGTCGCTCCTGGTCTACTTCGGCAATCCCGGTAATATGGGGATATGCGTAGCCTGCTTCACGCGCGATATCGCGGGGGCGCTCGGTCTGCACAGGGCGGGGGTTGTCCAGTATCTGCGCCCGGAGATACCGGGCTTTATTCTGGGGGCTTTCGCTGCGGCCTTCCTCGCGAAGGAGTACCGTCCGCGCTCCGGCTCCTCCCCCATGGTCCGCTTCTTCCTGGGCTTCTTCGCCATGATCGGCGCTCTTATCTTCCTCGGCTGCCCGTGGAGGGGCTACTCCAGGCTTGCCGGGGGCGACTGGAACGCGCTCGCTGGGATTGAGGGGCTTGTGGTGGGGGTGACCATCGGCATCGCATTTCTGTGGCGCGGTTTCAGCCTGGGCAAGGCGGACAGGTCGCCCGTCTGGGCCGGGTCAGTCATGCCGCTGGCGGCGCTTGCTCTGCTCGCCCTTCTTCTGCTCAGGCCGCTCTTCGGGCCGGAGGGCACCGGGCCTGTCTTCTTCTCGGCGTCCGGACCCGGAGCAGCTACCGCGCCGATAGCGATATCTCTTGCCGCCGGGCTTCTCATCGGCTGGATGGCGCAGAAGAGCAGGTTCTGCACGGTGGGGGCGATACGCGACCTCTTCATGTTGAAGGATCCTCACCTGTTCAACGGGATGGCGGCCTTCGTAGTGGCCGCATTCGCTACGAACTATCTGCTGGGACAGTTCAATCCCGGCTTCGAGAATCAGCCTGTGGCTCACACAAACCAGATGTGGAACTTCATGGGAATGGTCCTCTCCGGGCTTGCCTTTACCCTGGCCGGGGGGTGCCCGGGACGGCAGTTCATCATGTCCGGCGAGGGGGATGGAGACGCGGCGGTCTTTGTGATAGGGATGCTGGTGGGCGCGGCCTTTGCCCACAACTTCTCGCTGGCCAGCTCGGGCGCAGGCGTGACAAGCTACGGGATGACCGCAACCGTGATCGGCATGGTGTTCTGCCTGGCGGTAGGTCTTCTGTTTAAAATCAGGACGGCGGGGAGGGGTTAG
- a CDS encoding SirA family protein: protein MSDTVRVDARGLSCPQPVLETKKAIEGLSAGRVEVLVDTATSRDNVSRFGGSRGWRVEKEEREEGFLVVLLK, encoded by the coding sequence ATGTCGGATACAGTAAGAGTTGATGCTAGAGGACTGTCGTGCCCTCAGCCCGTGCTGGAGACGAAAAAGGCAATCGAAGGTCTTTCTGCGGGGCGTGTGGAGGTGCTGGTGGACACTGCTACGTCGCGGGACAACGTCTCCCGGTTCGGGGGAAGCCGAGGCTGGAGGGTGGAAAAGGAGGAGCGTGAGGAGGGTTTCCTCGTCGTGCTCCTGAAGTAA
- a CDS encoding CGGC domain-containing protein: protein MSSEIVRVGIFICNRYHTCAGGKCLRSLRNREGAFSVYKDREVELVGYTTCDGCPGGNIEYAPAEMKKNGATVIHLATGMVVGYPPCPRIDYFRRFISEMYGLPVVVGTHPIPEKYFKIHEALDTWKSSMWQELIAPTLATPELRLAYN, encoded by the coding sequence ATGAGTAGCGAAATCGTCCGGGTTGGCATCTTCATCTGCAACCGCTACCACACCTGCGCAGGGGGCAAGTGCCTGCGCTCGCTCCGCAACAGAGAGGGCGCCTTCAGCGTCTACAAGGACAGAGAGGTCGAGCTGGTGGGGTACACCACCTGCGACGGGTGCCCCGGGGGCAACATCGAGTACGCCCCGGCCGAGATGAAGAAGAACGGCGCAACGGTCATCCATCTGGCCACCGGGATGGTCGTTGGGTACCCGCCCTGTCCGCGGATAGACTACTTCCGCCGCTTCATCAGCGAGATGTACGGCCTTCCCGTTGTCGTCGGGACGCACCCCATACCGGAGAAGTACTTCAAGATCCACGAAGCGCTGGACACGTGGAAGTCCTCCATGTGGCAGGAGCTGATCGCGCCGACCCTCGCGACCCCCGAGCTTCGCCTGGCGTACAACTAG
- the alaE gene encoding L-alanine exporter AlaE, whose translation MADGHGARFDKRRRVSLLIADILAMIAFSTTMCMGIELFLAGLTLAQSVSARIAAIPVNLITGRPYGWFRDWLFRLLHIDRTDRWRLIMGDTVAFVAFQVPLYVIVLLLADASWRQIAVSSVSITLIFTLAGRPYGAFMDMCRRAVIRIIG comes from the coding sequence GTGGCCGACGGTCATGGCGCGAGATTCGACAAGAGACGAAGGGTGAGCCTCCTGATTGCCGACATACTGGCCATGATCGCCTTCTCCACGACAATGTGCATGGGGATCGAGCTCTTCCTGGCGGGGCTGACCTTAGCCCAGTCCGTGAGCGCCCGCATCGCGGCGATCCCAGTGAACCTGATAACCGGAAGGCCCTACGGATGGTTCCGGGACTGGCTATTCCGCCTGCTGCACATAGACAGGACCGACCGTTGGAGGCTGATCATGGGCGACACAGTGGCCTTCGTCGCCTTCCAGGTTCCACTCTACGTGATAGTGCTGCTGCTGGCGGACGCGTCGTGGAGACAGATCGCCGTTTCGTCCGTCTCCATAACGCTGATTTTCACCCTGGCCGGGCGGCCCTACGGTGCCTTCATGGACATGTGCAGGCGAGCGGTTATCAGAATCATAGGATAA
- a CDS encoding NAD-dependent epimerase/dehydratase family protein — translation MKRIMITGANGQIGVELAIHLRKLYGAENVLTSSRRTIPGPVSEGGPFKILDVRDGAAFSDILGSFKADTVIHLAGILSAKGEADPVSSWDINVNGTCAALEVARTHGAAFFLPSSIAAFGPSTPAKSTPQDTLQRPTTIYGVAKVSLELLCDYYHKRFGVDTRGLRFPGLISYEALPGGGTTDYAVHIYYDAVKKGSYTSFIAPGTYMDMMYMPDALNAVVQLMEADPAKLVHRNAFNVSAMSFEPEQIAASIRKVIPGFVMDYDVDPLRQSIAESWPDSLDCSAAREEWGFSPEYDLDRMTEDMLARLKKK, via the coding sequence ATGAAGCGGATAATGATCACGGGCGCCAACGGGCAGATCGGCGTGGAGCTGGCCATCCACCTGCGCAAGCTCTACGGCGCGGAGAACGTGCTGACGAGCAGCCGAAGGACGATACCGGGCCCCGTCAGCGAGGGCGGCCCCTTTAAGATCCTTGACGTTCGAGACGGGGCGGCTTTCTCTGATATACTGGGATCGTTCAAAGCGGACACGGTCATCCACCTGGCGGGCATACTGTCTGCAAAAGGCGAGGCGGATCCCGTCTCGTCATGGGACATCAACGTTAACGGCACCTGCGCTGCGCTCGAGGTGGCCAGAACGCACGGAGCAGCCTTCTTCCTGCCGAGCTCGATAGCGGCGTTCGGCCCGTCCACCCCTGCGAAGAGCACCCCGCAGGACACCCTCCAGCGGCCGACGACCATCTACGGGGTGGCCAAGGTCAGCCTTGAGCTTCTGTGCGACTACTATCACAAGAGGTTCGGGGTGGACACGCGCGGCCTGCGATTCCCCGGACTGATCAGCTACGAAGCCCTCCCCGGCGGAGGCACCACCGACTACGCCGTGCACATCTACTACGACGCCGTCAAGAAGGGCAGCTACACAAGCTTCATCGCTCCTGGGACCTACATGGATATGATGTACATGCCTGACGCTCTGAACGCGGTCGTGCAGCTTATGGAGGCCGACCCGGCCAAGCTCGTCCACCGCAACGCCTTCAACGTCTCGGCGATGAGCTTCGAGCCGGAGCAGATAGCCGCCTCCATCCGCAAGGTGATTCCGGGCTTCGTAATGGACTACGACGTCGACCCGCTCAGACAGTCGATCGCCGAATCTTGGCCCGACTCGCTCGACTGCTCTGCGGCGCGCGAGGAGTGGGGTTTCTCCCCGGAGTACGACCTCGACCGGATGACGGAGGACATGCTGGCGCGTCTGAAGAAAAAATAA
- a CDS encoding glycine C-acetyltransferase, which translates to MAVPMDYLAAELEEMKRGGFYGTIRTLESPQGSWVHIDGKRYLNLCSNNYLGLCNDPRLVSKVKEYADRYGVGPGAVRTIAGTMSPHIELEKKLAEFKGAEAAIVVQSGFCANLAVIPTLANSADDIIFSDSLNHASIIDACRLTKAKVVRYEHSDMADLEAKLKEHTCSGKRLLITDGVFSMDGDIAKLPEILELCERHNVIVAVDDAHGEGVLGRGGRGIADHFGLHGRVDVEIGTMSKAFGVMGGMAAGSALLVDYIRQKARTNLFSSALTIPDVAANLASVEILQQSDDLVKKLWSNGDFLKRELKSLGFDTAHSETPITPVIIGEAAAAKEFSAKLFEAGVFATAIVFPTVPRGTARIRAMVSAAHSEDDLRFAVEKFGQVGKAMGVV; encoded by the coding sequence ATGGCGGTTCCAATGGATTATCTCGCTGCGGAGCTGGAGGAGATGAAACGCGGCGGGTTCTATGGCACTATCCGCACGCTGGAGAGCCCTCAGGGCTCATGGGTGCATATCGACGGCAAGAGGTACCTGAACCTGTGCTCCAACAACTACCTTGGACTGTGCAACGACCCGCGCCTTGTGAGCAAGGTGAAGGAGTACGCGGACAGGTACGGGGTTGGGCCGGGCGCGGTGCGCACCATCGCCGGGACTATGAGCCCGCACATAGAGCTTGAAAAAAAGCTGGCAGAGTTCAAGGGTGCCGAGGCTGCAATAGTCGTGCAGTCAGGATTCTGCGCGAACCTCGCGGTAATCCCGACCCTGGCCAACTCCGCGGACGACATTATCTTCAGCGACTCGCTCAACCACGCCTCTATAATCGACGCATGCAGGCTGACCAAGGCCAAGGTGGTCCGCTACGAGCACTCGGACATGGCTGACCTCGAGGCGAAGCTGAAGGAGCACACCTGCTCCGGCAAGAGGCTGCTGATCACCGACGGAGTCTTCTCAATGGACGGCGACATAGCGAAGCTGCCGGAGATCCTGGAGCTGTGCGAGAGGCACAACGTCATAGTCGCCGTTGACGACGCTCACGGTGAGGGAGTGCTCGGGCGCGGCGGGCGCGGAATAGCGGACCACTTCGGCCTGCACGGTCGGGTAGACGTGGAGATTGGCACTATGTCCAAGGCGTTCGGCGTCATGGGAGGCATGGCGGCGGGGAGCGCTCTGCTTGTCGACTACATCAGGCAGAAGGCTCGCACCAACCTGTTCAGCAGCGCACTGACCATACCGGACGTGGCGGCCAACCTGGCCTCGGTCGAGATACTTCAGCAGAGCGATGATCTAGTCAAAAAGCTGTGGAGCAACGGCGACTTCCTGAAGCGAGAGCTGAAATCGCTCGGATTCGACACGGCCCACAGCGAGACGCCGATCACCCCGGTGATCATCGGCGAAGCAGCGGCGGCGAAGGAGTTCAGCGCCAAGCTGTTCGAGGCGGGGGTCTTCGCCACGGCGATAGTCTTCCCCACCGTGCCGCGCGGGACGGCGCGCATCCGGGCGATGGTGTCGGCGGCGCACTCCGAGGACGACCTTCGCTTTGCGGTTGAGAAGTTCGGCCAGGTCGGCAAGGCCATGGGAGTCGTCTAA
- a CDS encoding GntR family transcriptional regulator, whose protein sequence is MDEEMTLESLAARSAGDASAPHYIAGVLREAIYRGLLPEGKPLHQAQLALRLGVSPIPLREALRLLETEGLIAFRGHRGAVVTALSVDEARELYEMISALETSLMRIAFPRITKRVVEDAAKALDMMEREEDCIRWRDLNQMFHNLFFEPADRPLTLDMLARLRQKTDRNIRIHLASMKEESQRQHRAILDAVAARDLDAALEALAAHLAYTSNDLQSCMRRR, encoded by the coding sequence ATGGACGAAGAGATGACCCTTGAATCTCTCGCGGCGCGCAGCGCGGGGGACGCCTCCGCGCCACACTACATAGCGGGGGTGCTGAGGGAGGCCATCTATCGGGGGCTGCTGCCGGAGGGAAAACCGCTGCACCAGGCTCAACTGGCTCTGCGGTTGGGCGTCAGCCCCATCCCGCTGCGCGAGGCACTGCGCCTGCTGGAGACGGAGGGGCTGATCGCCTTTCGCGGCCACAGGGGAGCGGTGGTCACCGCCCTGTCGGTGGACGAGGCGCGGGAGCTGTACGAGATGATCTCCGCACTGGAGACCAGCCTGATGAGGATCGCATTTCCGCGCATAACCAAGCGAGTTGTGGAGGACGCGGCCAAAGCGCTGGACATGATGGAGAGAGAGGAGGACTGCATCAGGTGGCGCGACCTGAACCAGATGTTCCACAACCTCTTCTTCGAGCCCGCGGACAGGCCCCTGACCCTGGACATGCTGGCACGCCTGCGCCAGAAGACCGACCGAAACATCCGCATACACCTCGCCTCCATGAAGGAGGAGTCCCAGCGTCAGCACCGAGCCATCCTGGACGCTGTCGCAGCGCGCGACCTGGACGCCGCGCTGGAGGCCCTCGCCGCCCACCTGGCCTACACATCCAACGACCTGCAGTCGTGCATGAGGCGGAGGTAG
- a CDS encoding AbrB/MazE/SpoVT family DNA-binding domain-containing protein, with translation MELAKITSKGQITIPVEIRRRLGVKKGDKILFVEDEGRIYILNSSLEAIREAQAAFSGEAERAGLKDESDIVSLVSGIRRERAAR, from the coding sequence ATGGAACTCGCCAAGATCACGTCGAAAGGGCAGATCACGATTCCCGTGGAGATACGGCGAAGGCTCGGGGTGAAAAAGGGGGACAAGATCCTGTTCGTCGAGGATGAGGGCAGGATCTACATCCTCAACTCCTCGTTGGAGGCCATAAGAGAGGCCCAGGCGGCGTTCTCGGGCGAGGCGGAGCGAGCGGGGCTTAAGGACGAGTCCGACATCGTCTCTCTGGTCAGCGGGATCAGGCGGGAGAGAGCCGCAAGGTAG
- a CDS encoding putative toxin-antitoxin system toxin component, PIN family, with protein sequence MRVMLDTNVLVSLLLFPNDRMNAMMEFIFTRHELVLSSFVIDELKEVVERKFPTKAGSVDTLLFKMNYSLVETPYVMDDSLFDIRDPKDYPVLYTAIIGGVDVLLTGDKDFAGTGIERPRIMTPGGFMDEFLY encoded by the coding sequence ATGCGGGTGATGCTTGACACCAACGTCCTGGTCTCACTGTTGCTTTTCCCCAATGATCGAATGAATGCCATGATGGAGTTCATCTTCACAAGGCATGAGTTGGTTCTTTCTTCATTCGTGATCGACGAACTGAAAGAGGTCGTGGAACGGAAATTCCCGACCAAGGCAGGATCAGTGGACACTCTCCTTTTCAAGATGAACTATAGCCTGGTGGAAACGCCATACGTGATGGACGACAGCCTGTTCGATATCCGCGACCCGAAGGACTATCCGGTGCTGTACACGGCGATCATCGGGGGTGTCGATGTTCTCTTGACAGGTGACAAGGACTTCGCGGGGACTGGCATTGAAAGGCCTCGGATAATGACTCCCGGCGGTTTTATGGACGAATTTCTCTATTGA
- a CDS encoding pseudouridine-5'-phosphate glycosidase, which yields MIDDRVIKDRVKASPEVAAALNEGRAVVALESTIISHGMPYPENVESARTCERIIRAEGAMPATIAIIGGVIRVGLSDGELEHMGRSSGVRKVSRRDLPMVLASGGDGATTVASTMIGASLAGVRVFATGGIGGVHRGAQQTFDISADLMELASTPLAVVCAGAKSILDIGLTLEVLETHGVPVIGYGTDLFPAFYVRDGGFPLDERIDDVRDIARVMRLKWSLGLSGGIVVANPIPREHELDPALISRSIEEAVNAAESEGVRGKEITPFILARLNEVTEGRSLAANKQLVYNNARIAARLALAYAGLDP from the coding sequence ATGATTGACGACAGGGTGATCAAGGACAGGGTAAAGGCGTCGCCCGAGGTGGCTGCGGCTCTGAACGAGGGGAGGGCCGTGGTCGCGCTGGAGTCGACCATCATCAGCCACGGTATGCCCTACCCGGAGAATGTGGAGAGCGCGCGCACCTGCGAGCGAATCATCCGAGCAGAGGGCGCGATGCCCGCGACGATCGCGATAATCGGCGGCGTGATCCGCGTTGGTCTGAGCGACGGGGAGCTGGAGCACATGGGACGCTCGTCCGGTGTCCGCAAGGTCAGCAGGCGCGACCTGCCGATGGTGCTGGCAAGCGGCGGGGACGGCGCGACTACCGTGGCAAGCACGATGATAGGTGCGTCGCTCGCCGGGGTGCGGGTGTTCGCGACCGGCGGCATCGGGGGTGTGCACAGGGGGGCGCAGCAGACCTTCGACATATCGGCGGACCTGATGGAGCTCGCCAGCACGCCACTTGCGGTGGTCTGCGCGGGGGCGAAGTCGATCCTGGACATAGGCCTTACGCTGGAGGTGCTTGAGACCCACGGTGTGCCGGTGATCGGCTACGGCACGGACCTTTTCCCGGCCTTCTACGTCCGCGACGGCGGCTTCCCCTTGGACGAGCGGATCGACGACGTCCGCGATATCGCGCGGGTGATGCGCCTGAAGTGGTCTCTCGGGCTGTCGGGGGGCATCGTCGTCGCCAACCCGATCCCGAGGGAGCACGAGCTGGACCCTGCTCTGATCTCGCGCAGCATCGAGGAGGCGGTGAACGCGGCGGAGTCTGAGGGCGTGCGCGGGAAAGAGATAACTCCCTTCATCCTGGCGAGGCTCAACGAGGTCACGGAGGGGCGCAGCCTGGCGGCTAACAAGCAGCTCGTCTACAACAATGCGCGGATCGCGGCCAGACTGGCGCTGGCCTACGCCGGGCTTGATCCGTAG